From the Musa acuminata AAA Group cultivar baxijiao chromosome BXJ3-7, Cavendish_Baxijiao_AAA, whole genome shotgun sequence genome, one window contains:
- the LOC103992042 gene encoding beta-glucuronosyltransferase GlcAT14B, with protein MKAALNSLHAWPAAMGAERKWIAPLAVGATVSLVLLLCLTTFSSPDDPLALLPLSLLPSALLSHPSNPFAALYAPVFVEPKLRPTPPSSHLRPSPPPPPPRLAYLISGTVGDGNMLKRVLLAVYHPANLYVVHLDLEASSEERDDLRNYIAGHPLFASVKNVRMITKANLVTYRGPTMVANTLHAAAILLKEGGNWDWFINLSASDYPLVTQDDLLHTLSYLPRDLNFIDHTSNIGWKAFQRAKPIIIDPGLYMSKKADVFWIPQRRSVPTAFKLFTGSAWMALSHSFIDYCIWGWENLPRTVLMYYANFISSPEGYFHTVICNAKEFRNTTVNHDLHFISWDNPPKQHPHYLSINDMSHIVDSNAPFARKFRRDHPILDKIDAELLFRRPNMIVLGGWCVGSRENGSDPCLVIGNTTILRPGPGAIRLERLMLSLLSEENFRLRQCK; from the exons ATGAAGGCGGCCCTCAACTCCCTGCACGCGTGGCCGGCGGCGATGGGGGCGGAGCGGAAGTGGATCGCCCCCCTGGCCGTCGGAGCTACCGTCTCCCTTGTCCTCCTCCTCTGTCTCACCACCTTCTCCTCCCCGGACGACCCCCTCGCCCTCCTCCCCCTTTCCCTCCTCCCTTCCGCGCTCCTCTCCCATCCCTCCAATCCCTTCGCCGCCCTCTACGCTCCCGTCTTCGTCGAGCCCAAGCTCCGCCCCACCCCTCCCTCCTCCCATCTCCGCCCCTCtccgcccccgcccccgccccGCCTCGCGTACCTTATCTCCGGCACCGTCGGCGATGGCAATATGCTCAAGCGTGTCCTACTTGCCGTCTACCATCCCGCCAACCTCTACGTCGTCCACCTCGATCTGGAGGCCTCCTCGGAGGAGCGCGACGACCTCAGGAATTATATTGCCGGCCACCCGCTTTTTGCGTCTGTCAAGAATGTGAGGATGATCACCAAGGCGAACTTGGTCACGTACCGTGGGCCGACCATGGTGGCCAACACTCTCCATGCTGCGGCTATTCTGCTGAAGGAGGGTGGCAACTGGGATTGGTTCATTAATCTCAGTGCATCGGATTACCCGCTTGTCACCCAAGACG ATCTGCTGCACACTTTGTCGTACTTACCGAGGGATCTCAACTTCATCGATCATACCAGTAATATTGGGTGGAAGGC GTTCCAGAGGGCGAAACCCATAATTATAGATCCAGGGTTGTATATGTCGAAGAAAGCTGATGTTTTCTGGATCCCTCAGAGGAGGAGTGTGCCTACTGCATTCAAACTATTTACAG GTTCTGCATGGATGGCACTCTCCCATTCCTTCATCGACTATTGCATATGGGGCTGGGAAAACCTTCCACGAACAGTGCTCATGTACTATGCCAACTTCATCTCCTCACCAGAAGGTTACTTCCACACTGTCATATGCAACGCAAAGGAATTCCGCAATACCACTGTCAATCATGACCTCCACTTCATCTCATGGGATAATCCTCCGAAGCAGCACCCGCACTACCTCAGCATTAATGACATGTCGCACATAGTAGATAGCAATGCACCATTTGCACGGAAGTTCCGCAGGGACCATCCTATACTCGACAAGATCGACGCTGAGCTATTGTTCCGTCGGCCAAACATGATTGTTCTAGGAGGGTGGTGCGTAGGGAGTAGAGAAAACGGCAGTGATCCCTGCCTGGTCATTGGGAATACCACCATCCTTCGACCaggtcctggtgcaatcaggctgGAGCGACTTATGCTGTCTCTCTTGTCGGAGGAGAATTTCCGCCTGAGACAGTGCAAGTAA